From a single Paenibacillus sp. FSL R5-0345 genomic region:
- a CDS encoding SOS response-associated peptidase — MCQRFSLAAELQEIRDHFEINRVMYYYKDRYNISPTQDMPVVLQQDGERILDEFRWGFVPYWGKDAINADLRNVHQNPTYRKMVDKHRCIIPCNGFYYWKKEGKKTYPVRVVMNNRSMFGVAGLYEIWRDTRGEPLRTCSLVMTEANPLISEFESRMPAILSPQDITRWLDEETNDLEALNPILRPYSADEMQVYPVTPMINNNRNDSAECIREMDLNESWVKP; from the coding sequence ATGTGTCAACGTTTTTCCCTGGCGGCCGAACTGCAGGAAATTAGGGATCATTTTGAAATTAACCGGGTGATGTACTACTATAAAGACCGCTATAACATTAGTCCCACGCAGGATATGCCGGTAGTTTTACAACAGGATGGAGAGCGAATTCTAGATGAGTTCCGTTGGGGGTTCGTTCCTTATTGGGGAAAAGATGCAATCAATGCAGATCTCCGAAATGTGCATCAGAATCCAACCTATCGCAAGATGGTGGACAAGCATCGTTGTATTATTCCGTGCAATGGATTTTACTATTGGAAAAAAGAAGGCAAGAAGACTTATCCAGTTCGGGTAGTCATGAATAATCGCAGTATGTTCGGAGTAGCTGGTCTATACGAAATTTGGCGTGATACGCGCGGGGAACCTCTTCGCACCTGCTCTCTGGTCATGACAGAGGCTAACCCACTGATTAGTGAATTTGAGAGCCGGATGCCGGCGATTTTGTCCCCCCAGGATATCACTCGATGGCTTGATGAGGAGACCAATGATCTTGAAGCACTGAATCCGATTCTGCGGCCTTATTCAGCAGATGAAATGCAGGTGTACCCGGTCACACCAATGATTAACAACAACAGAAATGACTCGGCTGAATGTATTCGGGAAATGGATTTGAACGAGTCCTGGGTAAAGCCGTGA
- the aroC gene encoding chorismate synthase → MAGNTFGEVFKITTFGESHGVSVGVIVDGVTPGVEINEAYIQKQMDRRKPGQSSVTTPRKEYDVVHIQSGVFEGKTTGTPLFVVLQNHDMRPEAYSEIQDAFRPGHADFTYLEKYGIRDHRGSGRASGRETAARVAGGAIARKLLERRGVQVVAYSQEIGGIKCESFDEEIIEQNAVRACDPIAAAKMIQKIERLAEVGDSCGGIVECRIRGVIPGLGEPVFDKLDAELAKAMLSIGAVKGIEFGAGFEAATMLGSEHNDAMNGDGFLTNHSGGIIGGISTGQEIVFRISVKPTSSISVPQQTTNIRGEEQEIRTEGRHDPCICPRIVPVVEAMVCLVLEDQYKRQAAMLG, encoded by the coding sequence ATGGCAGGAAATACATTCGGTGAAGTGTTCAAAATTACAACCTTCGGTGAGTCACATGGTGTGTCGGTAGGTGTCATAGTGGATGGTGTAACACCTGGCGTTGAGATTAACGAAGCTTATATTCAGAAGCAAATGGATCGGAGAAAACCGGGTCAGTCTTCAGTGACTACGCCTCGTAAAGAATATGATGTTGTCCACATACAATCAGGAGTATTTGAGGGTAAAACAACAGGGACACCACTCTTTGTAGTTCTACAAAACCACGATATGAGGCCAGAAGCGTATAGTGAGATACAGGATGCTTTTCGGCCGGGCCATGCCGATTTTACTTATTTAGAGAAATACGGCATCCGGGATCATCGCGGTAGCGGACGTGCTTCAGGTAGAGAAACTGCGGCAAGAGTGGCTGGAGGTGCAATAGCCCGTAAGCTGTTAGAGAGAAGAGGCGTACAGGTAGTAGCATACTCACAAGAAATCGGTGGTATAAAGTGTGAATCCTTCGATGAGGAGATTATTGAACAAAATGCTGTCCGCGCCTGTGATCCGATTGCAGCTGCCAAGATGATTCAAAAGATTGAGCGGTTAGCTGAGGTTGGAGATAGCTGTGGAGGCATCGTGGAATGCCGCATTCGTGGCGTAATTCCGGGTCTTGGAGAGCCGGTTTTCGATAAATTGGATGCAGAACTGGCGAAAGCCATGCTGTCCATTGGCGCAGTTAAAGGGATAGAATTTGGAGCTGGCTTCGAAGCGGCAACGATGCTGGGGAGTGAACATAATGATGCGATGAATGGCGATGGTTTCCTTACCAATCATTCCGGAGGAATCATCGGGGGAATTAGCACCGGACAAGAAATCGTATTTCGGATTAGCGTAAAACCGACGTCTTCCATCTCTGTACCACAGCAAACGACTAACATCAGAGGCGAAGAACAAGAGATACGCACTGAAGGTAGACATGATCCATGTATTTGCCCGAGAATTGTCCCTGTTGTAGAGGCTATGGTCTGTTTAGTGCTGGAGGATCAGTATAAACGACAAGCTGCTATGCTTGGATAA
- the aroA gene encoding 3-phosphoshikimate 1-carboxyvinyltransferase codes for MESNQPDLEARSPWSTNSDKQVVKVSPAEAAINGTIIISGSKSLTNRALIIAALAEGRSEIKGILRSDDSYWCIESLKKLGISVVIDEESAVVEGCGGNWPNPTGELYVGAAGTVARFLPAALAAGNGTWTMNGSKRLCERPLAPLLDALTNLGAQFEYKQAERCLPFTLETQGLQGGKATLPGSTSSQFISGLLLAAPYAKEPVTVFIDGEVVQRDYVEMTLAMMASFGVTPEASQDGHSITVPTGKYQGHTITLEPDVSTCCYFWAVAALTAGRVRIEGINASNTSQPDIEFLDVLELMGCTVLHGENYVEVQGVPQIKGGFTVSMKKWSDQTLTVAAMAIFADAPITLKDAAHIRHHECDRISAICEEISKLGIRVDEFEDGLTVYPGQPIPALLDSHDDHRMAMALSLIGLKIENIQIIDPGCVSKTCPDYFDRLSALGVQIQY; via the coding sequence ATGGAATCCAATCAACCGGACTTAGAAGCGCGTTCTCCTTGGTCAACAAATAGCGATAAACAAGTAGTGAAGGTTAGTCCAGCGGAAGCGGCAATCAATGGGACGATAATTATATCAGGGAGCAAAAGTCTGACGAATCGGGCCTTGATAATCGCTGCTTTAGCTGAAGGACGTTCAGAAATAAAGGGAATATTAAGAAGTGACGACTCTTATTGGTGTATTGAATCCTTAAAGAAACTTGGAATTTCCGTTGTGATAGATGAAGAGTCAGCAGTTGTCGAGGGATGTGGAGGCAATTGGCCGAATCCGACTGGGGAACTATATGTAGGAGCGGCAGGCACAGTTGCGAGATTCTTACCCGCTGCACTCGCGGCAGGGAATGGCACTTGGACAATGAATGGAAGTAAACGACTGTGTGAGCGACCTCTGGCGCCATTACTCGACGCATTAACGAACCTTGGCGCACAGTTTGAGTATAAGCAAGCCGAACGCTGTTTACCTTTTACATTAGAGACACAAGGTCTGCAAGGAGGAAAGGCAACACTACCCGGCTCTACTTCAAGTCAATTTATTAGCGGATTGCTGCTAGCTGCACCGTATGCCAAAGAACCGGTAACCGTGTTTATTGATGGTGAAGTTGTGCAAAGAGACTATGTCGAGATGACTCTTGCTATGATGGCTTCATTTGGTGTAACACCAGAAGCCTCTCAGGACGGTCACTCGATAACAGTTCCAACAGGAAAGTATCAAGGTCACACGATTACTTTAGAGCCTGATGTATCCACATGCTGTTACTTTTGGGCGGTAGCTGCGCTTACGGCAGGGCGTGTACGAATTGAAGGGATCAATGCTAGCAATACAAGTCAACCTGATATCGAGTTCTTAGACGTTCTGGAGTTAATGGGCTGTACCGTTCTTCATGGGGAGAACTATGTTGAAGTACAAGGTGTCCCACAGATTAAGGGTGGATTCACAGTGAGTATGAAGAAATGGTCGGATCAAACACTAACTGTGGCTGCTATGGCTATTTTTGCCGATGCTCCAATCACTTTAAAAGATGCTGCGCATATCAGACATCATGAATGTGATCGGATATCCGCGATATGTGAGGAAATTAGTAAGCTCGGAATCCGTGTGGATGAGTTTGAAGATGGCCTAACGGTATATCCGGGTCAGCCTATTCCCGCTTTGCTAGATTCTCACGACGATCATCGCATGGCTATGGCGCTTTCTTTAATCGGCTTGAAGATTGAGAATATTCAGATAATTGACCCTGGTTGTGTCTCCAAGACCTGTCCAGATTATTTTGACAGATTGTCAGCGTTAGGTGTACAGATCCAATATTAA
- a CDS encoding LysR family transcriptional regulator — MFNLEWYRIFWQTARHRNLTKAAAELHITQPSVSYAIKQMEEALGLKLFHRLSKGVELTEEGRALFEYVEQSFTMLDSAQKHLKNLKQLNEGEIRIGASDYLIKHLLLPQLNTFHSTYPGIRIRLSHGKTPDITKRLKDGEIDCAFVHMPLQDPLLNIQTLAVLEDCFVVGEAYKEIANRSLTMKEVSDLPLILFSQGSSTRVFVEQWFAAKGLSVIPDIELGSIELLAEFARLGYGAAFISRSFVQEDIHSRKLYELKLDDPLLPRSIGFAVRRDRKLSVAAEHFVRMIGTQLSEDVKFFD; from the coding sequence ATGTTCAACTTAGAATGGTATCGAATTTTCTGGCAAACGGCACGTCATCGAAATTTAACAAAAGCAGCAGCGGAACTGCATATTACACAGCCCTCTGTGAGTTATGCCATTAAACAGATGGAAGAGGCCTTGGGGCTGAAGCTGTTTCACAGGCTATCCAAAGGTGTAGAACTTACAGAAGAAGGGCGAGCTCTTTTCGAATATGTAGAGCAATCCTTTACCATGCTGGATTCTGCACAAAAACATCTGAAGAACTTGAAGCAATTAAATGAAGGAGAAATACGCATCGGAGCTAGCGATTATCTGATCAAGCATCTTTTGTTGCCGCAGTTGAACACCTTTCATAGCACATACCCAGGTATACGAATTCGGCTTTCACATGGGAAGACACCCGATATCACTAAGCGTTTAAAAGATGGTGAGATCGACTGCGCCTTTGTACATATGCCTCTTCAAGATCCACTGCTAAACATCCAGACACTCGCGGTGTTGGAGGATTGTTTTGTAGTTGGTGAAGCCTATAAAGAAATAGCGAATCGTTCTTTAACCATGAAAGAAGTGTCAGATCTGCCGTTAATCCTATTTTCACAGGGGAGCAGTACAAGAGTATTTGTAGAGCAATGGTTTGCAGCTAAGGGACTATCGGTAATTCCAGATATTGAATTGGGGAGCATAGAACTGCTAGCAGAGTTCGCTAGATTAGGGTACGGGGCTGCTTTTATTAGCCGTTCTTTCGTGCAAGAGGATATTCATAGTCGAAAACTTTATGAGCTGAAGCTAGACGATCCGCTTTTACCTCGCAGTATAGGTTTTGCAGTACGACGGGATAGAAAGCTATCTGTTGCGGCTGAGCATTTCGTTCGGATGATTGGTACGCAGTTATCAGAGGATGTTAAATTCTTTGACTGA
- a CDS encoding helix-turn-helix domain-containing protein, translating to MSRQRTMENILASEYVSIGELVRITNARYSTLKHYTEEGMLPFEQAEENLTRRYKREETVARILWIKEMKANGLSIPQMKEALGMK from the coding sequence ATGTCTAGACAACGTACCATGGAGAATATTTTGGCGTCAGAGTATGTATCTATAGGTGAATTGGTAAGAATCACAAATGCCCGTTACAGTACACTCAAACATTACACAGAAGAAGGCATGCTGCCCTTTGAACAGGCGGAGGAGAATTTAACACGCAGATATAAAAGAGAGGAAACCGTCGCACGCATTCTTTGGATCAAAGAGATGAAAGCCAACGGTTTATCTATCCCACAAATGAAAGAAGCTTTAGGAATGAAGTAA
- a CDS encoding class I SAM-dependent methyltransferase codes for MEYLNMLAKLGVGNAHPGGFTATLKQFEQYPLPTASQILEVGCGTGRSSCYLAAQGHDVTGVDIQPDMISKAKIRAEKENASIEFLVGDASSLPFPDESFDVILVESVSIFTDTDTAFSEYYRVLRTGGKLFDREMVQYKPIPTEINQEITTFYHIEKLWNISDWSALVNATGFNHSQIDGPFLFPKSSEDLIEHPDHYQQMDADSFLDHTIWEVISKYNSIMDRYHEYIGFILVIGTK; via the coding sequence ATGGAATATTTGAATATGCTGGCTAAATTAGGGGTTGGGAATGCTCACCCTGGAGGGTTTACTGCAACTTTAAAGCAATTTGAACAATATCCTCTACCCACTGCCTCCCAAATTCTTGAAGTTGGATGTGGAACCGGCAGAAGCTCTTGTTATTTAGCTGCACAGGGTCATGATGTAACAGGTGTAGATATTCAACCGGATATGATCTCAAAAGCAAAAATACGGGCTGAAAAAGAAAATGCTTCCATTGAATTCTTAGTAGGGGATGCAAGCTCGCTGCCTTTTCCTGACGAGTCATTTGATGTGATTCTTGTTGAGTCTGTATCTATATTCACTGATACGGATACAGCATTTTCGGAATATTATAGGGTTTTACGGACTGGGGGCAAGCTTTTTGACAGAGAAATGGTCCAATATAAACCTATACCCACAGAAATCAATCAAGAGATCACTACTTTTTATCATATTGAAAAGCTATGGAATATTAGTGATTGGTCAGCATTAGTAAATGCAACAGGATTCAATCATTCCCAGATCGATGGTCCCTTCTTGTTTCCTAAATCAAGTGAGGATCTTATAGAGCATCCAGACCATTATCAACAAATGGATGCTGATTCCTTTCTTGACCACACGATTTGGGAAGTGATCAGTAAGTACAACAGTATAATGGACCGTTATCATGAATACATCGGATTTATTCTCGTTATTGGAACGAAATAA
- a CDS encoding sporulation protein YjcZ produces the protein MSCGVGGRFTSTGEILVLYILLVIILSACFFV, from the coding sequence ATGAGCTGTGGAGTTGGAGGCAGATTCACTTCTACTGGAGAAATTTTGGTTCTTTATATCTTATTGGTAATTATATTATCTGCTTGTTTCTTTGTATAA
- a CDS encoding type 1 glutamine amidotransferase family protein encodes MNNTVYLYVFDTMSDWEIGYLAAELNSGRHFRQGLAPAKIVTVGIEKTPVTTMGGLKIMPDIKVDECSIKSVDALILPGGNTWTEAIHVPILKIAEMCLKEGIVVGAICGATLGLAQAGLLDSRWHTSNDLAYLKMICHSYTGEEYYKMESAVTDGKLITASGVAPLEFSVHVLKALDVFSPKTLDAWYRLNKTHEPKYFYELMNSIQ; translated from the coding sequence ATGAATAATACAGTATATCTTTATGTGTTTGATACCATGTCCGATTGGGAAATAGGTTATTTAGCCGCCGAGCTGAACTCTGGAAGACACTTCAGACAGGGGCTGGCTCCAGCAAAAATAGTCACCGTTGGGATAGAAAAGACTCCAGTAACTACAATGGGCGGATTGAAAATAATGCCTGACATTAAAGTGGATGAGTGCAGCATTAAAAGCGTAGATGCACTGATTTTACCTGGTGGAAATACATGGACAGAAGCTATTCACGTGCCCATATTAAAAATTGCCGAGATGTGTTTAAAGGAAGGGATAGTAGTTGGAGCAATTTGCGGTGCTACCTTAGGACTTGCTCAAGCAGGATTGTTAGATTCACGTTGGCACACAAGCAATGATTTGGCCTACCTTAAAATGATTTGCCATTCTTACACGGGCGAAGAATATTACAAAATGGAATCTGCTGTCACCGATGGGAAATTGATTACCGCGTCCGGAGTAGCTCCATTAGAATTTTCTGTTCATGTTTTAAAAGCTCTAGATGTATTCTCTCCAAAAACATTAGACGCTTGGTATCGTCTTAATAAAACTCATGAACCTAAATATTTCTACGAGTTAATGAATTCAATCCAATGA
- a CDS encoding helix-turn-helix transcriptional regulator: MPKNDNMLTILWMLNSGEKLTAKQISEKLEINIRTVYRYIDALCVSGVPIISDTGHNGGYSLLHNFIKSPLLFSIDEKKTLLHAAQFAKEAGYPLSEALENATSKLKMYSNQEQESILSHHLAGFEVINRRGYPAVQPVLQELEHAVANEWSVEISYRNSHEEQSPNRVIDPYGVVNWNNKWYTIGFCHLRNEIRSFRVERILNITRTPFSFRRPNDFSARTFFMKNLLPDVVGKSELISLIIGGRAEALDDLCIHWFMEHHLQERTSTQAFFLLEEESLYAYVPYIILPYGKSIQVIEPQNLKNKLVAVASELMEYYQV, translated from the coding sequence ATGCCAAAAAATGATAATATGCTAACAATTCTATGGATGTTGAATTCGGGAGAGAAATTGACTGCAAAGCAAATATCGGAAAAGTTAGAGATAAATATAAGAACAGTTTATCGGTATATTGATGCACTATGTGTCAGTGGCGTCCCTATCATATCCGACACAGGGCACAATGGCGGGTATAGCTTGCTGCACAATTTTATCAAATCTCCTCTGCTATTTAGTATTGATGAAAAAAAGACACTGCTTCATGCTGCCCAATTTGCAAAAGAAGCCGGATATCCTTTGAGTGAGGCATTAGAGAATGCAACATCCAAGTTGAAAATGTATTCGAATCAGGAGCAGGAAAGTATACTAAGCCATCATTTAGCCGGATTTGAAGTAATAAACCGCAGGGGATACCCCGCTGTTCAGCCGGTATTGCAGGAATTGGAGCACGCTGTTGCAAATGAATGGTCTGTAGAAATTTCTTATCGTAACAGTCATGAAGAGCAGTCCCCAAATAGGGTAATAGACCCCTATGGCGTGGTTAATTGGAACAATAAGTGGTACACAATTGGATTTTGCCACCTGCGGAATGAGATCCGCAGCTTTCGGGTAGAACGAATTCTGAACATCACACGCACGCCATTCTCATTTAGGCGTCCCAATGATTTTTCAGCGCGTACTTTTTTTATGAAAAATCTGTTACCAGATGTAGTAGGTAAGTCCGAATTAATTTCTTTAATTATTGGTGGCAGGGCAGAGGCGTTGGATGATTTATGCATACATTGGTTTATGGAGCATCATTTGCAGGAGCGGACATCAACGCAAGCATTTTTTTTACTTGAGGAAGAATCACTGTATGCATATGTTCCGTATATAATTCTTCCCTATGGGAAATCCATTCAAGTTATAGAGCCACAGAATCTAAAGAATAAACTTGTGGCGGTTGCTTCAGAGTTAATGGAATATTATCAAGTTTAA
- the sigJ gene encoding RNA polymerase sigma factor SigJ: MQELYEHYKGLLFTLAYQLTGSVSDAEDAVQDVFLKLYDVELDRLVEPKAYLCKMVTNRCRDLFNSARKRREQYFGQWLPEPLLTPNDESFESVVQGELLSYAMLVLLERLSLTERAVFVLREALGFEYANIAELVGKSEANCRKLISRARGKMGITPDEPVNPEAASEEWVRRLLAALEQGDVDRVISMLAKDVVLVSDGGGKASAAVHPIESRDLVARFLLGLTRKAPHYEGGMHVEMRDINGQTGLVVRSGDGIVTVALMHVERNSIRNLYFVRNPDKLRHLLK, translated from the coding sequence ATGCAAGAGTTATATGAGCATTATAAAGGGCTGCTTTTTACGCTTGCCTACCAACTGACTGGATCGGTCTCCGATGCGGAGGACGCTGTGCAGGACGTATTCCTGAAGTTGTATGATGTAGAGCTGGATCGATTGGTTGAACCTAAAGCATATTTGTGCAAAATGGTAACTAATCGCTGTCGGGATTTATTCAATTCGGCGCGTAAGCGGCGGGAACAGTATTTCGGGCAATGGCTTCCTGAGCCCCTTCTTACTCCGAATGATGAATCGTTTGAATCGGTTGTTCAAGGCGAGCTGCTGTCTTATGCTATGCTCGTATTGCTTGAAAGGCTGTCCCTTACGGAACGGGCAGTGTTCGTGCTTCGTGAGGCGCTCGGCTTTGAATATGCTAATATTGCTGAACTCGTTGGCAAAAGCGAAGCGAATTGCCGCAAGCTGATCAGCCGTGCGAGAGGAAAAATGGGGATTACCCCCGATGAACCAGTCAATCCCGAAGCTGCAAGCGAAGAGTGGGTCCGTCGACTCTTAGCGGCTCTCGAACAGGGTGACGTGGATAGGGTTATATCCATGCTCGCCAAAGATGTCGTGTTGGTCTCAGATGGAGGGGGTAAAGCCTCTGCCGCCGTCCATCCTATTGAATCGCGCGATCTCGTCGCCCGTTTCCTTCTCGGCTTAACTCGTAAGGCTCCTCATTACGAAGGAGGCATGCATGTAGAAATGAGGGATATAAATGGCCAAACAGGACTCGTTGTCCGTTCAGGAGATGGCATCGTTACTGTTGCGCTAATGCATGTCGAGAGAAATTCGATTCGCAACTTATACTTTGTTAGGAACCCAGATAAGCTGAGGCATTTATTGAAATGA
- a CDS encoding NAD(P)/FAD-dependent oxidoreductase, which produces MKELTCIVIGGGYAGINAVKAIRKTFKGQASKRTLRLILIDKNPYHFRKVLLFKPAVGDEEITIPLTRLFPEGVEFVQATVTKIESEERRLLCQDAVGNKNSIKYDFLVLAVGSVVRQPDPDQGGMALASLDAAWKIREAWRANIKKAVKEKSSKERQRLMTIAVVGAGISGIETSAELAYFFRDDAISLGLDPNAVRINLFNANKRLFPEGPAKVGLKLERSLDAIGVTTLHGSRVLQEKEGVLTLSNGETMSAGLCVWTLGLLPNPMLQSIGLPITPEGYVIVDASYRVQGAQGVYSIGDCARIVDPASGRVDGKTCKEATAQAARLGKILSADIAGRPAPMHKEFIDFFCFALGPEQGMVWTHQWGLDIIFTGKLGWRIRKFTWDSASLLK; this is translated from the coding sequence ATGAAAGAATTGACATGCATCGTTATTGGCGGAGGATATGCAGGTATTAATGCAGTTAAAGCGATTCGGAAAACATTTAAGGGGCAAGCAAGTAAACGAACACTCCGACTTATTTTAATAGATAAGAACCCTTATCACTTTCGCAAAGTATTGCTTTTTAAGCCCGCGGTCGGAGATGAAGAGATTACTATCCCTCTGACTAGGTTATTTCCCGAGGGGGTTGAATTCGTTCAGGCTACTGTAACGAAAATCGAATCAGAGGAAAGAAGGCTACTCTGTCAGGATGCTGTAGGAAATAAGAATTCGATAAAATATGACTTCCTCGTTCTGGCGGTGGGCAGCGTCGTGCGGCAACCCGACCCTGATCAAGGAGGTATGGCATTAGCGAGTTTAGACGCTGCGTGGAAGATCCGAGAGGCATGGCGCGCGAATATAAAGAAAGCTGTAAAGGAAAAAAGCTCGAAAGAACGTCAGAGATTAATGACCATTGCCGTTGTTGGAGCGGGCATAAGCGGCATCGAGACATCTGCCGAACTAGCTTATTTTTTTCGTGATGATGCGATATCATTGGGACTTGACCCGAATGCTGTAAGGATAAATTTATTTAACGCGAATAAGAGACTTTTCCCAGAAGGCCCGGCAAAAGTAGGGCTTAAACTGGAACGTTCACTTGACGCTATCGGAGTAACTACCTTACATGGAAGTAGGGTGTTACAGGAGAAAGAGGGGGTTTTAACCTTATCTAACGGCGAGACGATGTCCGCTGGTCTATGTGTTTGGACGCTGGGGCTGTTACCTAACCCAATGCTGCAAAGCATCGGGTTACCGATCACTCCGGAAGGATACGTGATCGTAGATGCAAGTTATCGGGTTCAAGGGGCCCAGGGTGTATACAGTATCGGCGACTGCGCGCGAATCGTAGACCCTGCTAGTGGACGGGTGGACGGGAAGACGTGTAAGGAAGCGACCGCCCAAGCAGCAAGGCTTGGAAAGATTTTATCGGCGGATATTGCAGGGCGTCCGGCACCCATGCATAAGGAATTTATTGACTTTTTTTGTTTTGCCTTAGGTCCGGAGCAGGGAATGGTATGGACACATCAATGGGGGTTAGATATTATTTTTACAGGAAAGCTGGGTTGGCGAATAAGGAAATTCACATGGGATTCGGCAAGTCTGTTAAAATAA
- a CDS encoding VOC family protein yields the protein MATVKWDHLVHYVNDLAKPVEIFGDHGLVAFKGGSHKDWGTYNSLSYFGLTYLEFLGIENLELAKATEHNLVVQDAVKLLPEHEVLSRVVIRTDDIEEVAASLKAAGLSLSPIIDGKRLDNEGRLIEWRMMTIGGDFQGLVYPFIIQWSGTDAERLERLTSSGVIRPHPAGHVEIVRAVFHVSDPAATANHWGTLFGLPVTESDDSTFILTIEDKSFAFVHGDENQFKQVIFETDSLALKGKTIQIGDGEYVFV from the coding sequence ATGGCAACGGTGAAATGGGATCATTTAGTACACTACGTCAATGATCTGGCCAAACCGGTTGAAATTTTTGGAGATCATGGATTGGTTGCTTTTAAGGGAGGCTCTCATAAAGATTGGGGCACATATAATTCATTAAGTTATTTCGGGCTGACCTATCTCGAATTTCTGGGTATTGAGAATCTTGAGCTAGCAAAGGCGACGGAACATAATCTAGTGGTGCAAGACGCGGTAAAACTTCTACCTGAGCATGAAGTCTTAAGCAGAGTAGTCATCCGGACAGATGATATTGAAGAAGTAGCGGCTTCCCTGAAAGCAGCGGGTTTATCATTATCTCCAATTATCGATGGGAAGCGTCTAGATAACGAGGGAAGATTAATCGAGTGGCGCATGATGACTATCGGTGGTGACTTTCAAGGCCTAGTCTATCCGTTCATCATTCAATGGAGCGGAACAGATGCAGAGAGGTTAGAAAGATTAACTTCGTCTGGAGTCATCCGGCCTCATCCTGCTGGTCATGTCGAAATCGTGCGCGCTGTATTCCATGTCTCTGACCCTGCAGCTACTGCTAACCATTGGGGAACGTTATTCGGATTGCCTGTAACAGAGTCAGACGACAGTACTTTTATCCTTACGATTGAAGATAAGTCTTTTGCATTCGTGCATGGGGATGAGAACCAGTTCAAGCAGGTGATTTTTGAAACGGATTCGTTAGCGCTGAAAGGGAAGACGATTCAGATCGGTGACGGGGAGTATGTTTTTGTATAA
- the proC gene encoding pyrroline-5-carboxylate reductase: protein MGQQLMRDVNVVTQEKIHFIGGGQMAEAIIRASLSNNTLSVDQISVSDINETRLQFLNTKYGVDTKSSQEQSLATADLIVVAVRPQDDLTTLGQIVQQFATSTSAIVSIVAGVTNEQLAGYFGADRSIIRVIPNTLTDTGYGYSGVALNAHATRDQVEHFLLGFGKVQYLNEALMDIFTGFGVAGPNYIYYFIESFVDAGVLAGLPREQAWKVALENVMGSVAMLQQTGLHPRQLLDINNSPGGVGMHGLFELNNSDFAAGLQRSVLAAVKRTTELGVK, encoded by the coding sequence ATGGGACAACAATTAATGAGGGATGTGAATGTTGTGACACAAGAGAAGATCCATTTTATTGGTGGAGGACAGATGGCGGAAGCGATCATTCGTGCATCTTTATCCAATAACACCCTGTCTGTAGATCAAATTAGTGTATCAGACATTAATGAGACCCGTCTTCAGTTTTTGAATACCAAATACGGAGTAGATACGAAAAGCTCGCAAGAGCAAAGCCTAGCTACAGCAGATCTGATTGTGGTTGCGGTGCGGCCACAGGATGATTTGACTACACTTGGACAAATTGTACAGCAATTTGCTACATCCACTTCCGCAATCGTATCGATTGTGGCGGGTGTGACGAATGAACAATTAGCCGGGTATTTTGGAGCTGATCGTTCCATAATCCGAGTTATTCCCAATACTTTGACGGATACAGGCTACGGATATAGCGGTGTTGCGTTAAATGCTCACGCTACGCGTGATCAAGTGGAGCATTTCTTACTCGGATTTGGTAAGGTGCAATATCTGAATGAGGCATTGATGGATATTTTCACTGGATTTGGTGTGGCTGGCCCCAACTATATTTATTATTTCATTGAATCTTTTGTAGATGCAGGTGTACTTGCCGGACTGCCGCGTGAGCAAGCCTGGAAGGTAGCGCTGGAGAACGTTATGGGATCGGTTGCTATGCTGCAGCAGACAGGACTGCATCCAAGACAACTGCTTGATATTAATAATTCACCAGGCGGTGTCGGAATGCATGGCTTGTTCGAATTAAATAACAGTGATTTCGCAGCAGGTCTGCAAAGAAGTGTTCTGGCAGCTGTGAAGCGTACTACTGAGCTGGGAGTGAAGTAA